From Pedobacter indicus, a single genomic window includes:
- a CDS encoding RagB/SusD family nutrient uptake outer membrane protein — protein MKNTYIGVLLGLSIVLSSCADYLGLKPDDSFMVPSTLEDLQGLLDNSDVAMTFSNSGMGEIASDSYFLREQSWAAMSDERDRQHYLWLPASPVGGEWSSPYRAIMYANTVLTYLPEIDVSANEQTKANRLKGAALFYRSNKLFNLLQVFAKPYDPNITNNQLGIPLRVKATLDEELKRSTVEECYAFIINDLKQAIPLLSDREEIPTRPSKVSAYAEMARVYLVMGDHEKAGLYADSALSIHSELLDYEVDIDLEATVPFDKWTKEVLLDAALRGGSHLSSRAFRVSPFEYNNYEDEDLRKEAFFSFDDQGDVQFKGSYNGRNSVSLFMGTTTAEMYLIRAEANARKGLLDKAAEDLNHLRSKRFRDEDFITIKFGDQKQALEFIKRERRRELIFRGVRWTDMRRYIILGEFDRSMTRNVDGEEYILTADDIVNYVFKIPEDVIEYSNLEQN, from the coding sequence ATGAAAAATACATATATAGGAGTTTTATTAGGATTATCGATCGTGCTAAGTAGTTGTGCAGATTACCTCGGTCTAAAACCGGATGATAGCTTTATGGTGCCAAGCACCTTAGAAGACTTGCAGGGGTTGTTGGACAATAGTGATGTCGCAATGACTTTTTCAAATAGCGGTATGGGGGAGATTGCTAGTGACAGTTATTTCCTGAGGGAGCAATCTTGGGCGGCAATGTCGGATGAGAGAGACAGACAACACTATCTGTGGTTACCGGCAAGTCCGGTTGGTGGAGAATGGTCTAGCCCTTATCGTGCAATCATGTACGCAAATACTGTATTAACATACCTTCCTGAAATCGATGTTTCTGCTAATGAGCAAACTAAAGCAAACAGGCTAAAGGGTGCAGCGCTATTCTACCGGTCGAACAAGCTATTTAATCTTTTACAGGTATTTGCCAAGCCTTATGATCCGAATATTACAAACAATCAACTGGGAATCCCTTTGCGAGTGAAGGCAACGCTGGACGAGGAGCTGAAAAGAAGTACTGTAGAAGAGTGCTATGCTTTTATCATCAATGATCTCAAACAAGCCATCCCCTTATTGTCTGACCGCGAAGAGATTCCAACACGCCCCAGCAAGGTATCAGCCTATGCGGAGATGGCGAGGGTATATCTCGTTATGGGTGATCATGAGAAAGCTGGATTATATGCTGATTCTGCATTATCCATTCATTCAGAGCTTTTGGATTACGAGGTAGATATTGATCTTGAGGCTACGGTTCCATTTGATAAATGGACCAAAGAAGTTTTATTGGACGCAGCTTTAAGAGGTGGCTCCCATCTTAGTTCAAGAGCCTTTCGGGTTAGCCCATTTGAATATAATAATTATGAAGACGAGGATTTGAGAAAAGAGGCATTTTTTTCGTTTGATGATCAAGGTGACGTGCAATTTAAAGGGTCTTATAATGGAAGAAATTCCGTAAGTCTCTTTATGGGCACTACGACCGCTGAAATGTATCTTATACGTGCAGAAGCCAACGCACGTAAAGGGTTATTGGACAAAGCGGCTGAAGATCTTAATCATTTACGATCAAAACGATTCAGGGACGAAGATTTTATTACTATAAAGTTTGGTGATCAGAAACAGGCACTGGAATTCATCAAACGAGAAAGAAGAAGGGAATTGATTTTTAGAGGCGTGAGGTGGACGGATATGAGAAGATATATAATCTTGGGTGAATTTGATCGGAGCATGACTCGAAATGTCGACGGGGAGGAGTATATATTGACAGCTGACGACATCGTCAATTACGTATTCAAAATCCCCGAAGATGTGATCGAATATAGCAATTTGGAACAGAATTAG
- a CDS encoding SusC/RagA family TonB-linked outer membrane protein, whose protein sequence is MKSLLTIIFVLFYWTVLAQTEITISGRVTDKERGVPIAGATVTLEATGMSISTSSEGEYSLNLRPRNLQDTLQVRALGYTTVRLSVSLANAANHNFELEPSVNVLEEIEINTGYQKLNKRSSTGSVEVIDGEELGYSTASNLINRIDGLVSGAYLDRTEYDFNLGAQQPELTIRGESSIRSSSFPLVVVDNFPYEGDIENINPNDIESITVLKDAAASSIWGVRAGNGVLVITTKKGRLDQPLTVDVSSDLMVASKPDLFADRIVSSADFIDMESYLYEQGFYDGEINNWRNPPLSPVVHLLMDHDEGSISDQELRRQLDLLGTYDVRDDFLKYVYRNHVENNTSISLRGGGDKTAYSVSLGYSKNDYTMPTNGQERLTVRFNQSYMPIKKLTLSTDLSFTRLNKSIYNTGNRIAYNQIRILNKKLYPYAQLKDETGDNTVLRIDYDESFIQENQEFITKSWDFIPLDELGRDGNLSESQQVVMGLNLDYEIVDGVRLSGHSQLFRTMSESSSLFSEDSYYTRDLFNSFTTIEGDEFSHGVPAGGIRDDNNAKLWGYALRAQLDIREEISNDHMIQGLIGAEAREINNSSASRRVYGVYEGRTYYTQVDHVSPIRRMAGIGGSGYLPDGIYFSRTANRFVSFFSNINYAFKDRYFLSASARNDASNIFGVETKDKWSPLWSVGGGWEISKEPFFGSDILNYLKLRSSFGYSGNVDNSVPAELVIEHSNYPDFYSYLSYNSIVSLQNPTLRWEKMEIFNLALDMRIIQNKLNISIDYYNKWSKDLLGSMLIDPTLGASAVTANASELKGKGVDISIGTNLRSGYWLWSGLLRAGYNKTILEKYRETLSTVTSTIIHSANFIGREHNVLASLKWGGLSSEDGAPQGFDNGELSTNYRNLVRETPEEDLIFHGPGRPRSSILFRNRIGYKNFELGFSIGGQFSYYFRKGSINYSDFFEDWRGHADFYDRWQVPGDETHTDIPALYYPLDGNREGFYSLSEALVRRGDHLRLRDIRLSYRTSAPDIGLKNIEVFVLGTNLGLIWTLNPEGIDPVYGASIPPPLTITGGFKIGF, encoded by the coding sequence ATGAAAAGTTTATTGACCATTATTTTTGTGTTGTTTTATTGGACAGTTTTGGCACAGACTGAAATAACAATTTCAGGCAGGGTGACCGACAAGGAGAGAGGGGTGCCGATCGCCGGTGCTACAGTGACGTTGGAGGCTACTGGTATGTCCATTTCAACCAGTAGCGAAGGGGAGTATTCGTTGAATCTACGACCGCGCAATCTTCAGGACACCCTTCAGGTAAGGGCCTTGGGGTATACAACCGTACGCCTATCCGTAAGTCTCGCCAATGCGGCTAATCATAATTTCGAACTTGAACCCAGTGTGAACGTCTTAGAGGAGATTGAAATTAATACGGGTTATCAGAAACTGAACAAGAGATCATCGACAGGCTCCGTGGAAGTGATCGACGGCGAAGAGCTTGGTTATAGCACAGCCAGCAATCTGATCAATCGAATAGACGGTCTTGTGTCGGGTGCTTATCTAGATCGGACGGAATATGATTTCAACTTAGGAGCCCAGCAACCGGAGTTAACTATTCGGGGTGAGTCAAGTATTCGAAGTAGTTCATTTCCGCTGGTAGTAGTAGATAATTTTCCGTACGAAGGTGATATTGAGAATATCAATCCGAATGACATCGAAAGTATCACTGTCCTAAAAGATGCGGCAGCATCCTCTATCTGGGGGGTACGAGCGGGGAATGGGGTGTTGGTGATTACGACAAAGAAAGGTCGTCTTGACCAACCATTGACTGTTGACGTGTCATCTGACTTAATGGTCGCTAGTAAGCCTGATCTTTTTGCAGATCGGATCGTTTCGTCTGCAGATTTTATTGATATGGAGAGTTATCTTTATGAGCAGGGCTTTTACGACGGTGAAATCAACAACTGGCGAAACCCTCCGCTGTCCCCGGTGGTACATTTATTAATGGACCATGACGAAGGTAGCATCTCGGACCAAGAACTTAGAAGGCAGCTTGATCTGTTGGGTACTTATGACGTGCGGGATGATTTTCTGAAATATGTATACCGAAACCATGTTGAAAATAATACGTCTATATCTTTGCGTGGTGGTGGTGACAAGACGGCTTATTCAGTATCCCTAGGTTATAGTAAAAACGATTATACAATGCCGACGAATGGTCAGGAGAGGTTGACAGTGCGTTTTAATCAATCGTATATGCCTATTAAAAAGCTTACGTTGTCAACTGATCTGTCGTTCACGCGCTTGAATAAATCTATTTATAACACGGGGAACAGAATAGCATATAATCAGATTCGTATACTTAATAAAAAACTTTATCCCTATGCTCAATTAAAAGACGAAACGGGTGACAACACGGTCCTCCGTATCGATTACGATGAGTCTTTTATTCAAGAGAACCAAGAATTTATTACTAAAAGCTGGGACTTCATTCCCCTTGACGAACTTGGGAGAGATGGAAACCTGTCAGAAAGCCAACAAGTGGTGATGGGTCTTAATCTGGATTACGAAATTGTTGATGGGGTGAGGTTGTCCGGACACTCGCAACTGTTCCGTACAATGTCGGAATCATCCTCATTGTTTTCGGAGGATAGTTATTATACGAGAGACCTCTTCAATAGTTTTACGACGATTGAAGGTGACGAGTTTTCTCATGGCGTCCCGGCCGGTGGTATACGAGATGACAATAATGCTAAGCTTTGGGGTTATGCGCTTCGGGCGCAATTGGACATTCGGGAAGAAATTTCAAATGACCACATGATACAAGGGCTAATAGGTGCGGAAGCGAGGGAGATCAACAATAGCTCTGCGTCTCGAAGGGTTTACGGCGTTTATGAAGGGAGAACCTATTATACGCAAGTTGATCATGTGTCGCCGATACGGAGGATGGCTGGAATTGGAGGTAGCGGGTATTTGCCTGATGGCATTTATTTCAGTAGAACAGCCAACCGGTTCGTGTCGTTTTTCTCGAACATTAATTATGCTTTCAAAGATCGGTATTTTTTATCGGCGAGCGCCAGGAACGATGCCTCCAATATCTTTGGGGTTGAGACTAAAGACAAATGGTCTCCGTTGTGGTCGGTTGGTGGAGGTTGGGAGATTTCAAAAGAGCCGTTTTTCGGTTCGGATATTTTGAATTATCTGAAACTTAGGTCGTCATTTGGATATAGTGGAAATGTCGACAATAGCGTACCGGCAGAACTGGTTATCGAACACTCGAATTATCCTGATTTTTATTCATACCTGTCCTACAATAGCATTGTATCCTTACAGAACCCTACTTTGCGTTGGGAGAAAATGGAGATATTTAATCTTGCTCTGGATATGAGGATAATCCAAAATAAGCTGAACATTTCGATTGATTATTACAATAAATGGTCAAAGGACTTATTGGGTTCTATGTTAATAGACCCGACACTCGGAGCGAGTGCAGTTACAGCCAACGCTTCTGAATTGAAGGGTAAAGGAGTGGACATAAGTATCGGAACTAATCTGAGAAGTGGATATTGGCTCTGGTCCGGTTTGTTAAGGGCAGGTTATAACAAAACTATCTTGGAAAAGTACCGTGAAACTTTGTCGACCGTTACGAGTACGATTATTCATTCTGCTAACTTTATTGGGCGTGAACACAACGTGTTGGCTAGTTTGAAATGGGGCGGACTCAGTTCGGAAGATGGAGCTCCGCAGGGTTTTGATAACGGTGAACTATCTACAAACTATAGAAACCTAGTGCGGGAGACGCCCGAGGAAGATTTGATCTTCCATGGACCAGGTAGACCACGATCAAGTATTCTGTTCAGAAACCGAATTGGTTATAAGAATTTTGAATTAGGATTCTCCATTGGTGGTCAGTTTTCCTATTATTTTCGTAAAGGTAGTATTAACTATTCGGATTTCTTCGAAGATTGGCGGGGACATGCTGATTTTTACGATCGTTGGCAAGTGCCCGGTGATGAAACACATACTGATATCCCGGCACTGTATTATCCCTTGGATGGAAACCGCGAAGGCTTCTACAGTTTAAGCGAGGCACTTGTTAGGCGTGGTGATCATCTCCGATTAAGAGATATCCGACTGTCCTATCGCACGAGTGCACCCGACATCGGGTTAAAGAATATTGAGGTTTTTGTATTAGGTACAAATCTAGGTTTGATATGGACGCTGAACCCCGAAGGTATTGACCCTGTTTACGGTGCCTCAATCCCACCGCCGCTTACGATAACTGGTGGGTTTAAAATTGGTTTTTAA
- a CDS encoding TlpA family protein disulfide reductase — translation MKLFYSVKGMLWNFFDKQFPIHNEIYTSFNWSCPARLNKFTSLIFCFMCVVAWQQVFAQASAPASINQELMVLSVGDKIPEELWDIPLKVVNHPEGKETIKLSDYRGEKLIILDFWATWCGSCLNSIREIRKMDLPSSVSIIPITSQTEEDLQKAKSLQHWFGDYRPFSIVDDSVFSSVFDVFSVPHIVWIQDGKVMGITFNPSLNQENLERAAQGDFEGLVSKQREVIGESPHRKEEGGDR, via the coding sequence ATGAAGCTATTTTACAGCGTCAAGGGAATGCTATGGAATTTTTTTGACAAACAGTTCCCTATACATAATGAGATTTACACATCTTTTAACTGGTCATGCCCAGCAAGACTCAACAAATTTACCTCATTAATCTTTTGTTTTATGTGTGTGGTTGCCTGGCAGCAGGTGTTTGCTCAAGCATCTGCGCCAGCTTCCATCAACCAAGAACTGATGGTTCTTTCCGTTGGCGACAAAATACCCGAAGAGCTTTGGGATATCCCTTTAAAGGTCGTAAACCACCCTGAAGGAAAGGAAACTATAAAGCTTAGCGACTATAGAGGGGAAAAACTGATCATCCTAGATTTCTGGGCCACATGGTGTGGCAGTTGTTTGAACTCCATCAGGGAGATCAGGAAGATGGACTTGCCTAGTTCGGTGTCCATTATCCCGATCACTTCGCAAACCGAAGAGGATCTCCAAAAGGCTAAGTCCTTACAGCACTGGTTCGGTGACTATCGACCGTTCTCAATTGTAGATGATTCTGTTTTCTCTTCGGTGTTCGATGTTTTTTCGGTCCCCCACATCGTTTGGATACAGGACGGCAAGGTGATGGGGATTACTTTTAACCCCAGCCTGAACCAAGAAAATCTCGAGCGGGCTGCACAAGGGGATTTTGAAGGTCTTGTGTCAAAACAGCGAGAGGTAATAGGCGAAAGTCCGCACCGGAAAGAGGAAGGAGGTGACAGATGA
- a CDS encoding helix-turn-helix domain-containing protein → MKTQKDFIQLDLEVEKKKIGMRFKQLRKEMGYTSHETFAYENNLDRAQYGKIEAGSANLTLKVFVKHLNVLKVSFPVFFNEDYDKIEAGS, encoded by the coding sequence ATGAAAACTCAAAAAGATTTTATTCAGTTAGATTTAGAAGTAGAAAAGAAGAAAATAGGTATGCGTTTTAAACAATTACGTAAAGAAATGGGTTATACAAGTCATGAAACCTTTGCTTACGAAAACAACTTGGATCGGGCTCAATATGGAAAAATAGAAGCCGGTTCCGCAAATCTTACTCTTAAAGTTTTCGTGAAACACCTCAATGTCTTGAAAGTTTCATTTCCCGTTTTCTTTAACGAAGATTACGATAAAATCGAAGCAGGAAGTTAA
- a CDS encoding S8 family serine peptidase, with amino-acid sequence MTEQHYYWYKGEKVSLVPNPKKKFLLFDSKVGATKLSEDSIKNDKEVSEIKEIELGSIEIIESLTSDLAPLPDERYWTIIDTSDQELYSGISNIIYIGPSFFSKSNKDLTLSHLFYVKLKKEEDIDKIKKLAHENNIRIEGRNKYMPLWIVLSCDKNSKGNALEMANYFFETGLFSAAEPDLMEDLLIKCVNDTYFPQQWALRNQGQTGGTSGSDIKMCSAWEITSGSADVIVAIVDQGVELNHPDFNNISSISFDSESGTSPSQVLGDHGTAVAGIVGATANNNLGVAGVAPLTTLMSISNSLNSTPNSRMKRADAINFARLNGASIITNSWGSAVPYQVIDDSIDLATTTGRSGLGCVVVFASGNESQNSISYPSNLPNVIAVGASNANDNRASFSNYGTGLDIAAPGVDIYTTDRQGTNGYNKTPSPNGDYFSEFSGTSAAAPFVAGAAALILAIDNSLTWNEVLSILTNSADKVGGYNYNSSGWSEELGFGRLNACNALSLIFASKISGADTLCSIENYYVENISPNTSVVWSISPTNIVQLTTNNQTATLDPIHNGSVVLTATISNICGASKVISKSIESHGREPSISDLQIQKNGPSCLSSPLQSISFGLVHLGSHGCNLYDHGITAVQWEFYNFGTATAQITNNSGYYACQSNQVVNPGISVTFSNFSTPFMITLRARIKNKCGHFSDYTAGFSFQIQRC; translated from the coding sequence ATGACAGAACAGCATTATTATTGGTATAAAGGCGAGAAAGTATCACTTGTACCTAATCCAAAAAAGAAATTTTTACTTTTTGATTCTAAGGTCGGAGCAACAAAATTATCTGAAGATTCTATAAAAAACGACAAGGAAGTTTCGGAGATTAAAGAAATAGAGCTCGGGAGTATTGAGATAATAGAAAGTCTCACGTCAGATCTCGCTCCATTACCGGATGAACGCTACTGGACTATTATTGATACTTCCGATCAAGAATTATATAGTGGCATATCAAATATCATATATATTGGCCCTAGCTTCTTTTCTAAGTCGAATAAAGATTTGACACTGTCACATTTATTCTATGTAAAATTAAAAAAAGAAGAAGACATAGATAAAATCAAGAAATTGGCTCATGAAAACAATATAAGGATTGAGGGTCGTAACAAATATATGCCACTCTGGATTGTCCTTTCATGTGACAAAAACTCGAAGGGAAATGCACTTGAAATGGCCAATTATTTTTTTGAAACGGGTCTGTTTAGTGCGGCAGAACCAGATTTAATGGAGGATTTGCTCATTAAATGTGTTAATGATACTTATTTTCCTCAACAATGGGCACTACGGAACCAAGGTCAAACTGGTGGAACATCTGGGTCAGACATAAAAATGTGCAGTGCTTGGGAAATCACGAGTGGTTCTGCAGATGTTATTGTAGCAATTGTTGACCAAGGAGTTGAATTAAACCACCCAGACTTCAACAATATATCTTCAATTAGCTTTGACAGTGAATCAGGAACATCTCCCAGCCAGGTTCTTGGCGATCACGGCACCGCAGTTGCGGGTATAGTTGGAGCGACCGCTAATAATAATCTTGGAGTGGCTGGTGTTGCGCCATTAACGACTCTAATGTCAATCAGTAACTCATTAAACTCGACTCCAAACTCGCGAATGAAAAGAGCAGACGCCATTAATTTTGCCAGATTAAACGGAGCCTCAATAATAACGAATTCTTGGGGATCTGCTGTTCCCTACCAGGTTATCGATGACTCTATCGATCTCGCTACAACCACAGGGAGAAGTGGATTGGGTTGCGTTGTAGTTTTTGCGTCTGGGAATGAAAGTCAAAATTCAATTTCTTATCCATCTAATTTGCCCAATGTTATTGCAGTTGGGGCATCCAATGCAAATGATAATCGGGCAAGTTTTTCAAATTATGGCACAGGGTTGGATATTGCTGCTCCTGGGGTTGATATTTATACTACAGATAGACAAGGCACAAATGGATATAACAAAACGCCGAGTCCGAACGGAGATTATTTTAGCGAATTTAGCGGTACTTCTGCTGCTGCTCCATTCGTAGCGGGTGCAGCTGCGCTAATCCTTGCAATAGACAATTCTTTAACATGGAATGAAGTATTGTCAATCCTAACTAATTCAGCGGACAAAGTAGGAGGATATAACTATAATAGTAGTGGTTGGTCCGAAGAACTTGGCTTTGGAAGGTTAAACGCTTGCAACGCACTATCTCTTATTTTTGCCTCGAAGATTAGTGGCGCAGACACACTATGTTCTATTGAAAATTACTATGTAGAAAATATCTCGCCTAATACAAGCGTTGTTTGGAGCATATCGCCAACAAACATCGTACAACTAACTACAAATAATCAAACTGCGACTTTAGACCCAATTCATAATGGTAGCGTAGTATTGACAGCTACAATTTCTAATATTTGCGGAGCCAGTAAAGTTATTTCAAAGTCTATCGAAAGTCACGGACGGGAACCTTCGATATCTGATCTTCAAATTCAAAAAAATGGACCGTCGTGTTTGAGTTCCCCATTACAATCCATTTCTTTTGGGTTAGTACATCTTGGTTCACATGGGTGCAATCTCTATGATCATGGCATTACCGCGGTTCAATGGGAGTTTTATAATTTTGGAACTGCTACTGCTCAAATCACGAACAATTCTGGTTATTACGCCTGTCAATCAAACCAGGTAGTAAACCCAGGAATTTCAGTGACTTTTAGTAACTTTTCAACACCATTTATGATTACTTTACGTGCAAGAATTAAGAATAAATGCGGCCATTTTAGTGATTATACTGCTGGTTTTTCGTTCCAAATTCAGAGATGTTAG
- a CDS encoding erythromycin esterase family protein gives MKFLKIVAGIILAVGIAIGAFFLWHKVQMVSAKSDIQDAFMKYDLDNSSTSSHKDLSFLNPLLEDKDIIAFGEATHGTKEFHIAFTQLAKHLIVEGKVNTLVFAERNFADSWKVNEFVLSLGDSISVERVFPYSSKEEKELINWIRAFNKGKDYHEQVWVAGADMYHPKFAAINALHLLGDGYDDLSIETQHSLNSWANSPVTLDFFISENESETTRQEFQATYELFSERVKAEYWRTRWFTQSIKMLNKVTRHIRTDLQDGVRDSVIFDHIVWLRNIRENSKLLIFAHNAHIEKYPNNTLSENDARLGWLIQEKFPENYFTIGSEVKEGNYRAGHVQSYHIPQSFMKIGSIVANAVDADAGYINLHHSDEVRDFFNKDWYMTYGVLDTGRPTYPVSKEFSNAFDVLFWVKNSTPLSVSPTDVYNIVAPFSKEKNPEMFSDSVVVQVKTDFSLFPVDSRMYDYPDLILLSFSHKKLVGHSTKKIKATGSHSLTHQNMRAEVDSLVVYLGGDKSQSFTLGELSVNNHPIDKKHILYGGPNYESVEKTNTLLHLVIKD, from the coding sequence ATGAAATTCTTGAAAATAGTTGCTGGAATAATTTTGGCGGTTGGCATAGCCATTGGTGCATTTTTCTTATGGCATAAGGTGCAGATGGTGTCAGCTAAATCTGATATTCAGGATGCCTTTATGAAGTATGACCTTGATAATAGTAGCACTTCGTCACATAAGGATTTATCGTTCCTTAATCCGCTACTTGAGGACAAAGATATCATTGCGTTCGGGGAAGCTACACACGGAACAAAGGAGTTTCACATTGCCTTTACTCAGTTAGCAAAACACTTAATAGTGGAAGGAAAGGTTAATACACTCGTGTTTGCAGAAAGAAACTTTGCTGACTCATGGAAGGTGAATGAATTTGTTCTGAGCCTGGGAGATTCCATTTCAGTCGAGCGAGTCTTCCCGTACTCTAGCAAGGAAGAGAAGGAATTAATTAATTGGATTAGGGCTTTTAACAAAGGAAAAGATTATCACGAACAAGTCTGGGTTGCCGGTGCAGATATGTATCATCCAAAATTCGCCGCTATCAATGCATTGCATTTATTAGGCGATGGTTATGACGATCTATCCATAGAGACCCAACATTCGCTCAACAGTTGGGCTAATTCTCCCGTAACTCTCGATTTTTTTATATCCGAAAATGAAAGCGAAACCACGAGGCAAGAGTTTCAGGCGACCTACGAGCTGTTTTCAGAACGTGTTAAGGCAGAATACTGGCGAACGAGATGGTTTACACAAAGTATAAAAATGCTAAACAAGGTCACCAGGCACATACGAACGGATCTACAAGACGGTGTAAGAGACTCTGTTATATTCGATCATATAGTGTGGTTGCGCAATATACGGGAAAATTCAAAACTGCTGATTTTCGCACACAATGCTCACATTGAGAAATATCCAAACAATACGCTTAGCGAAAATGATGCGAGATTGGGATGGTTGATTCAGGAGAAATTTCCAGAGAACTATTTCACCATTGGATCCGAAGTAAAAGAAGGAAACTACCGTGCTGGTCATGTTCAGAGTTATCATATCCCCCAAAGCTTTATGAAAATTGGCTCTATCGTCGCTAACGCGGTGGACGCCGACGCCGGATATATAAACCTCCATCATTCGGACGAAGTCCGGGATTTCTTCAACAAAGATTGGTATATGACCTATGGTGTTCTGGATACGGGCCGGCCGACATATCCGGTCAGCAAGGAGTTTTCAAATGCTTTTGACGTGCTATTCTGGGTGAAAAACTCTACTCCGCTGTCGGTATCACCCACAGACGTCTACAACATCGTAGCACCATTTAGCAAAGAAAAGAATCCGGAGATGTTCTCTGACAGCGTAGTAGTTCAAGTGAAAACCGATTTCAGTTTATTCCCAGTTGACAGTAGAATGTATGACTATCCAGATCTTATATTACTTTCCTTTTCTCATAAGAAACTTGTAGGGCATAGTACGAAGAAAATTAAGGCAACTGGCTCGCATAGCCTGACCCATCAAAATATGAGAGCAGAGGTTGACAGTCTGGTCGTTTACTTAGGCGGAGATAAATCGCAGTCGTTTACGCTGGGAGAACTATCAGTTAATAATCATCCGATAGATAAGAAGCACATTCTGTACGGGGGTCCAAACTATGAAAGTGTCGAAAAGACAAACACACTTCTACATTTAGTAATAAAAGATTAA
- a CDS encoding type II toxin-antitoxin system HigB family toxin: protein MNLRTGTAVPAIPNLYCYFKTESLSSTYRLIVDIEHRLKIVFVVWFGTHIEYVKINVKTVSSVKTNKIGRI from the coding sequence GTGAATTTAAGGACAGGGACAGCCGTGCCGGCGATACCGAATTTGTATTGTTACTTCAAAACGGAATCCCTGAGCTCTACCTATCGGCTGATTGTTGATATTGAACATAGATTAAAAATCGTATTTGTGGTCTGGTTTGGAACACATATAGAGTATGTTAAAATAAACGTAAAAACAGTGAGTTCTGTTAAGACCAATAAAATCGGAAGAATCTGA